The DNA segment TTCCGTTGCGCACTGCGCAGCCGATGCAGTTGACGAAGGACTCGTGCTCCTCGCGGTCTTCGGCGAACCCCTGCTCGAGCACTAGGTCCAGCTCGCGCAGATAGCCCTCGGCCGTCGTGATGGTTCGTTCGGTGAACGGCGTGTAGGTGATGCCGCGTGCAATCTGCGCTCGCTCTGCCTCGGGACGGGCCGAGATCAGAATCTTCCCCACAGCTGTGCAGTGGAGAGGTGCCGGCTTTCCGATTCGCGAATACATCCGCACACTCTGTTGGGCGTCGAACTTGTCGATGTAGATGACGTCGCCCGCCTCGTAGGTGGCGAGGTGGACGGTCTGACCGGTGATCGAGTTCAGTTCGGCCAGGTGCGGCCTGGCAATGCTCCGAACGTCACGCTGTTCGAGCGCATGGTTGGCGAGCTCGAACAGCCTGGATCCGAGCTGATATCGGTGATCTGCGTCGTGCTGGACGAATCTGTCGGCTTCCATCGTGCGCAGCAGCCGCAGCACGGTCGTCTTGTGGACCTCGAGGACCGAAGCCAGCTCGTCCAGTGATCGCGGTCCGTCGCCGAGCAAGCCGAGAAGTGTCATCGCCCGCGCGAGACTTTGACTCACTGCGATACCCCCGAGTGACGCGCGGTAGTGGCTGCGTAGTCCAGCCTCGCCCAATCG comes from the Rhodococcus sp. SBT000017 genome and includes:
- a CDS encoding IclR family transcriptional regulator, whose translation is MSQSLARAMTLLGLLGDGPRSLDELASVLEVHKTTVLRLLRTMEADRFVQHDADHRYQLGSRLFELANHALEQRDVRSIARPHLAELNSITGQTVHLATYEAGDVIYIDKFDAQQSVRMYSRIGKPAPLHCTAVGKILISARPEAERAQIARGITYTPFTERTITTAEGYLRELDLVLEQGFAEDREEHESFVNCIGCAVRNGTGDVVAAVSISVPDMLLDHQQVLATLPEVQRAAATISEGLGWRPQETQDRKTQNESSKEGSR